From a region of the Paenibacillus sp. R14(2021) genome:
- a CDS encoding GNAT family N-acetyltransferase gives MEHNYEGFLISDDKALLKIDAICGFLSRSYWANQRPVETILKSIANSECFGIYDGDRQVGFARIVTDGATVYYLCDVYVDEAYRGTGVGKKLIEIITEHYEGMLGLLGTRDAHGLYEKYGFTRNAERFMLRKPR, from the coding sequence ATGGAACACAATTACGAAGGTTTTCTCATAAGCGACGATAAAGCATTGCTGAAGATAGACGCGATCTGCGGCTTCTTATCTAGGAGCTACTGGGCGAATCAGCGTCCTGTTGAAACGATCCTGAAGTCCATCGCGAATTCGGAATGCTTCGGGATTTATGATGGTGATCGGCAGGTTGGCTTCGCCCGTATCGTCACGGACGGAGCAACGGTGTACTACCTGTGCGATGTTTACGTTGATGAAGCGTACCGGGGAACGGGCGTCGGGAAGAAGCTGATCGAAATTATCACGGAACACTATGAAGGCATGCTGGGGTTGCTAGGGACGCGGGATGCGCATGGATTATATGAGAAATACGGCTTCACGCGTAATGCGGAGCGGTTCATGCTGCGAAAGCCTCGTTAA
- a CDS encoding serine hydrolase yields MMKSRWIMGAVLSLCLLLASCDDNKAPAEPAAVPITAPTAAIDSSSNDAPITYEVTRKDASEKADLLTKTYGANSVQYAMIDHGRIVVSGQSGKNDEQGQKPLTKDTMYGIGSTSKMFTTVAVMQLVDQGKIDLDTPVVQYIPEFTMKDERYKQITPRMLLNHSSGLNGSSGTDAVLFEDNDTYAHDTLLKQLNGQTLKADPGAYSVYCNDGFTLAEILVERVSGMDFTAYIHRYITEPLGMANTVTPLDSPNAAKMAGLYYPTYQGQLPNQTFNLIGTGGIYSTAEDLVQFSQIFTGEAEKVLSGKSAAAMAQDEYKTPLWPDDADNSFEYGLGWDSVNLYPFGEYGMKALTKTGDTLLYHSSLVVLPEQDMAAAVVTSGGSSTYDQLLANEILLQVMKEKGTIAAFKPEKSYGAPVKSNMPEAVLRYAGIYGASDTTINIAITEGGVMSITSEQSEIPVQIYQYSADGTFRSADGNAMISFVTEENGRSYLWIRQYTSLPGLGQTAVSEYSAEKLQPQDLPTMTKEAWMQRDGKKYYLLNEKYTSLIYLVLPPSLLNVSKQLPGYVLDKRITGPNTAVSELQIPGMNGRDLSGLTFFKQDGVEYLDKGGRILVSEDAVKPINVAKKLIVTIPPSGFAEWYTISDKDGGKIVKVNMSSDASFAVYNEKGTCIYFSVIGDKNQVELPPGGSIVFAGDTGTKFEISAQ; encoded by the coding sequence ATGATGAAAAGTCGGTGGATAATGGGTGCTGTGCTATCTTTGTGTCTGCTGCTAGCCTCCTGCGACGACAACAAAGCACCGGCAGAGCCAGCCGCTGTTCCGATAACCGCGCCAACGGCGGCAATAGACTCGTCTTCGAACGACGCTCCAATCACCTACGAAGTAACCCGAAAAGATGCATCAGAGAAGGCCGATCTCCTCACGAAAACTTACGGCGCGAACAGTGTGCAGTACGCCATGATCGATCATGGCCGCATCGTCGTATCCGGTCAATCCGGCAAGAATGATGAGCAGGGACAGAAGCCGCTAACGAAAGACACGATGTACGGGATCGGCTCGACGAGTAAAATGTTTACTACCGTTGCCGTCATGCAGCTGGTCGACCAAGGGAAAATCGATCTCGATACGCCAGTCGTCCAGTATATCCCCGAGTTTACGATGAAGGATGAACGCTACAAGCAGATTACGCCGCGTATGCTGCTGAATCATTCTTCCGGTTTGAACGGATCGTCGGGGACAGACGCCGTTTTATTTGAAGATAATGATACTTACGCCCACGATACACTGCTGAAACAACTGAACGGACAGACCCTGAAAGCAGACCCGGGCGCTTATTCGGTTTATTGTAATGACGGATTTACGTTGGCCGAGATTCTGGTTGAGAGAGTCAGCGGCATGGACTTTACCGCTTATATCCATCGCTATATTACGGAGCCTCTGGGTATGGCTAATACGGTGACGCCGCTTGATTCTCCGAACGCAGCGAAGATGGCGGGACTCTATTATCCTACGTACCAAGGACAACTTCCCAACCAGACGTTCAACTTGATTGGAACGGGCGGCATTTATTCCACGGCGGAAGATTTGGTTCAATTCTCGCAAATTTTCACAGGGGAAGCGGAAAAAGTCTTGTCCGGCAAATCGGCTGCAGCCATGGCGCAAGACGAGTACAAGACGCCATTGTGGCCGGACGATGCGGACAATTCATTCGAATACGGTCTCGGCTGGGACAGCGTCAATCTGTACCCCTTCGGCGAATACGGAATGAAGGCGCTGACCAAAACCGGAGACACGCTGCTCTATCACTCATCGCTTGTTGTGCTTCCCGAGCAGGACATGGCGGCAGCTGTCGTCACTTCGGGCGGAAGCAGCACGTACGACCAGCTTCTGGCAAACGAAATTCTACTTCAGGTGATGAAGGAGAAGGGGACAATAGCCGCATTCAAGCCTGAGAAGTCGTACGGCGCACCGGTAAAGTCCAATATGCCGGAGGCCGTATTGAGGTATGCTGGTATTTATGGTGCGTCGGACACAACGATAAACATCGCTATTACCGAAGGCGGTGTCATGTCCATCACTTCGGAGCAATCCGAAATTCCAGTCCAGATCTACCAGTATTCGGCGGACGGCACGTTCCGGAGTGCGGATGGGAATGCGATGATCAGCTTCGTGACGGAGGAGAACGGCCGGAGCTATTTATGGATTCGTCAATACACTTCGTTGCCGGGACTTGGGCAGACGGCTGTGTCAGAGTACTCCGCCGAAAAGCTCCAGCCGCAAGATCTTCCGACAATGACAAAAGAAGCATGGATGCAGCGCGACGGCAAGAAGTATTATCTGCTGAATGAAAAGTATACGTCGCTTATTTATTTGGTGTTGCCGCCCAGCCTATTGAATGTGTCAAAACAATTGCCGGGTTACGTGTTGGATAAGCGAATAACAGGCCCGAATACGGCCGTCTCCGAATTGCAAATACCCGGAATGAACGGGCGGGATCTCTCAGGTTTAACGTTCTTTAAACAGGACGGGGTTGAGTACCTGGATAAAGGCGGAAGAATCTTAGTGAGCGAGGACGCCGTGAAGCCCATCAACGTCGCTAAGAAGTTAATCGTCACCATTCCGCCGAGCGGATTCGCCGAGTGGTATACGATAAGCGACAAAGACGGGGGCAAGATCGTTAAGGTGAACATGTCCTCGGACGCCTCCTTCGCCGTCTATAATGAGAAGGGAACATGCATCTACTTCAGTGTCATCGGAGACAAGAATCAAGTGGAACTGCCCCCTGGAGGATCTATTGTTTTCGCCGGGGATACCGGCACGAAGTTCGAGATTTCCGCGCAGTAA
- a CDS encoding AraC family transcriptional regulator has protein sequence MNAYLNESPYVHSVGDVIVNPGSMLDTRSIDDFELVYFPEATGTVYEVEGTAHELSSPCFVFTRPGVSHRYLFDREHTTRHLFVHFNFEALRRPDERYASLTQSAIHVIPARHSSLVAGIMQQLVVVAGYQSHHWKQRLSDLTAAALGELAAYADHTPEFAVSGYPIQVVRAITYMEEHLTESITIEQVAQQTGWTHEHFTRIFVAAVGMSPKRMLVERRLRLAEELMMRGQGTVKQIAYRCGFGDEHHFSKMYKRVRGMTATEYMERCKEPIFRYTSIGTDPGRTFVNRHVFVNPEIKK, from the coding sequence ATGAATGCGTACCTGAACGAATCACCGTACGTGCACAGCGTCGGCGATGTGATCGTCAATCCGGGCTCGATGCTGGATACGCGGAGCATCGACGATTTCGAGCTTGTCTATTTTCCCGAGGCCACGGGCACCGTCTATGAGGTGGAAGGGACGGCACATGAGCTCAGTTCGCCTTGCTTCGTCTTTACGCGCCCCGGCGTCAGCCACCGTTATTTGTTCGACCGGGAGCATACGACCCGTCATCTATTCGTTCATTTCAACTTCGAGGCGCTCCGCCGCCCCGATGAACGCTACGCTTCGCTGACGCAGTCCGCGATTCATGTCATACCGGCCCGCCACAGCAGTCTCGTTGCAGGCATTATGCAGCAGCTTGTCGTTGTCGCGGGCTATCAATCGCATCATTGGAAACAGCGGCTGTCCGACCTAACGGCCGCGGCGCTTGGCGAGCTCGCTGCCTATGCGGACCATACGCCGGAATTTGCGGTGAGCGGCTATCCGATTCAAGTGGTGCGCGCCATCACGTATATGGAAGAGCATCTGACGGAGTCCATTACGATCGAGCAGGTCGCCCAGCAAACGGGCTGGACGCATGAGCATTTCACGCGAATCTTTGTCGCCGCCGTCGGCATGTCGCCCAAGCGGATGCTCGTCGAACGCAGGCTCCGGCTCGCGGAAGAACTGATGATGCGCGGCCAAGGCACCGTCAAGCAAATTGCGTACCGCTGCGGCTTCGGAGACGAGCATCATTTCTCCAAAATGTACAAACGCGTCCGCGGCATGACGGCGACCGAATATATGGAGCGCTGCAAGGAACCTATTTTCCGTTACACGTCGATCGGCACCGACCCGGGGCGCACGTTCGTCAACCGGCATGTTTTCGTCAATCCGGAAATCAAAAAGTAA
- a CDS encoding phytanoyl-CoA dioxygenase family protein, translated as MATYYTPKSRAREDRYLVSVEDYVHYQRNGFLVVRGLLSKEDIAELYTLAEETRLGRAKPEQSYKPTSTDPLKEEFNAATRIHMLSRLNAAAERGLLHPRVLDVTEALIGPDVYAVQSMMFLNPPGRGGQGWHQDSCYIKTHPDTLIGAWIALEEVDEDNGCLWVVPGSNHEPVYPPAGIGGGNVHALDAFSNLNGVQNVSHLDDEVNTLSRIVAKYPAPISVPMQPGDVLFFHSHLFHRSYPNKTTDRFRRSYVCHYCNARSWVPWDHDGYEGDSGNYRQILARGRTHLPYAAPAFGTEVYLYDGAETDGSVSMMGMDNGMMMPVVTKKS; from the coding sequence ATGGCAACGTACTATACGCCTAAGTCCCGCGCGAGAGAAGACCGTTATTTGGTCAGCGTCGAGGATTATGTTCACTACCAGCGAAACGGATTTCTAGTCGTTAGAGGCTTATTGTCAAAAGAAGACATCGCCGAGCTCTACACGCTCGCGGAAGAAACACGTCTCGGACGTGCAAAACCCGAACAATCCTATAAACCAACCAGCACGGATCCGCTGAAAGAAGAATTTAACGCCGCAACGCGTATCCACATGCTCTCCCGTTTGAATGCGGCTGCCGAACGCGGCTTGCTGCATCCCCGCGTGCTTGACGTCACCGAGGCGCTTATCGGTCCGGATGTCTATGCCGTTCAGTCCATGATGTTCCTGAATCCGCCCGGCCGCGGTGGACAAGGCTGGCACCAGGATTCCTGCTACATCAAGACGCATCCCGATACGCTGATCGGCGCCTGGATCGCGCTCGAGGAAGTCGACGAAGACAACGGCTGCCTGTGGGTCGTTCCCGGCTCCAATCATGAGCCGGTCTATCCGCCCGCAGGAATCGGCGGCGGCAACGTGCATGCGCTGGACGCTTTCTCGAATTTGAACGGCGTGCAGAACGTCAGCCATCTCGACGACGAGGTCAACACGCTCTCGCGCATCGTGGCCAAATATCCTGCTCCGATCTCGGTACCGATGCAGCCGGGCGATGTCCTATTCTTCCATTCCCATCTATTCCATCGCTCGTACCCGAACAAAACAACCGATCGCTTCAGGCGCTCCTACGTCTGCCATTACTGCAATGCCCGTTCGTGGGTACCGTGGGATCATGACGGCTATGAAGGCGACTCCGGCAACTACCGCCAAATTCTGGCCCGAGGCCGTACGCACTTGCCCTATGCGGCACCAGCCTTCGGAACGGAAGTTTACTTGTATGACGGCGCCGAGACAGATGGAAGCGTCAGTATGATGGGCATGGACAACGGCATGATGATGCCGGTCGTTACGAAGAAATCCTAA
- a CDS encoding alpha/beta hydrolase: protein MKHIFQEGNDPSAPVLLLLHGTGGTEHDLLSLAEIISPSSSVLSVRGNVLENGMPRFFRRLAEGIFDEADLKFRTTELNDFLDEAAVKYGFDRQNVVAVGYSNGANIAGSLLFHYADALQGAILHHPMVPLRGLALPDLTGKPIFIGAGTNDPICSAAETDELQSLLEGAGASVTVHWESFGHKLSASEVHQAAAWFKAAFQS, encoded by the coding sequence ATGAAACATATTTTCCAAGAAGGCAACGATCCGAGCGCACCGGTATTACTCCTGCTCCACGGTACGGGCGGTACGGAGCACGACCTGCTGTCGCTAGCCGAAATCATCTCTCCTTCTTCGTCTGTGCTTAGCGTTAGAGGCAATGTGCTCGAGAACGGCATGCCCCGCTTCTTCCGCAGACTCGCTGAAGGCATCTTCGACGAAGCGGATTTGAAGTTCCGGACGACGGAGCTGAACGATTTCCTTGACGAAGCTGCCGTTAAATACGGCTTCGATCGGCAAAATGTCGTTGCAGTCGGCTATTCCAACGGTGCCAATATCGCAGGAAGCCTGCTGTTCCACTACGCGGATGCCCTGCAAGGCGCGATTCTGCATCACCCTATGGTTCCGCTGCGCGGACTCGCGCTGCCGGACTTGACGGGCAAGCCGATCTTCATCGGGGCAGGCACGAACGATCCGATCTGCTCAGCCGCTGAAACAGACGAGCTGCAGTCACTGCTCGAAGGAGCCGGAGCCTCCGTGACCGTGCACTGGGAGAGCTTCGGACACAAGCTGTCCGCATCCGAGGTTCATCAAGCGGCAGCTTGGTTCAAGGCAGCTTTCCAATCCTAA
- a CDS encoding flavin reductase family protein encodes MISIDPLTQQERDNYKFMIGSIIPRPIAWVTTQTASGIVNAAPFSYFNIVTSNPPMISVSVQRRNGAMKDTARNAEASGELVVHIPNEHNVRQMNQTAASLGPEASEVEYTGLTLVPSSKVGVPGLAEASIRMECVVEQILPLGGTGDGPGCDLIIGRVVQFHIADELYDAAGHVDAEKLRPVSRLAGTSYAKLGDIFALERP; translated from the coding sequence ATGATTTCGATCGACCCTTTAACGCAGCAGGAGCGCGACAATTACAAGTTCATGATCGGCAGCATAATTCCGCGCCCGATTGCTTGGGTAACGACACAGACTGCATCCGGCATCGTCAACGCGGCGCCGTTCAGCTACTTCAACATCGTAACCTCCAATCCGCCGATGATCTCCGTATCGGTTCAGCGCAGGAACGGCGCGATGAAAGATACGGCACGGAACGCTGAGGCATCCGGTGAGCTCGTCGTGCACATCCCGAACGAACACAACGTCCGGCAGATGAATCAGACAGCCGCCTCGCTCGGACCGGAAGCAAGCGAAGTCGAATACACAGGTTTGACGCTCGTGCCAAGCAGCAAAGTAGGCGTTCCCGGATTAGCCGAAGCCAGCATCCGCATGGAATGCGTTGTTGAACAGATCCTTCCGCTGGGCGGAACCGGCGATGGCCCCGGCTGCGATCTGATTATCGGCAGAGTCGTCCAGTTCCATATCGCCGACGAGCTCTATGATGCTGCCGGCCATGTGGATGCGGAGAAGCTTCGCCCTGTCAGCCGGCTTGCCGGCACCAGCTACGCCAAGCTCGGCGATATCTTCGCTTTAGAACGGCCTTAG
- the fabV gene encoding enoyl-ACP reductase FabV, with protein MIIKPRTRGFICTTAHPTGCAAQVQEQINYVKEHPSIQGPRNVLVIGASAGYGLASRIVAAFGAGANTVGIYRHSESKAGRTSSAGWYNSAAFEQAAQQAGLKSYSVTGDAFSAETKAKAIELIRKELGQVDLVVYSVASARRTDPVTGETSNSVLKPLGGTYTNKTVNFHSGEVTSISIEPATEQETKETVAVMGGDDWQQWIDALREGGVLADGATTISYSYIGSQITQAIYREGTIGQAKDHLEATAKSLNEQLSSNGGRAFVTVSKALVTQSSSAIPVVPLYISALYKVMKEKGIHEGCIEQTYRLFSERLYAGGEVPVDAEGRIRIDDWELREDVQAEVASLWEAVTTENIEQLTDLAGYRKEFFQLFGFETDGVDYEADVEPQVDVPNVI; from the coding sequence ATGATCATTAAACCTAGAACACGCGGATTTATTTGTACGACTGCACATCCGACAGGCTGTGCCGCGCAGGTACAAGAGCAAATTAATTACGTCAAGGAGCATCCGTCCATCCAAGGCCCGCGCAATGTGCTCGTAATCGGCGCTTCCGCAGGCTACGGCCTGGCATCCCGCATCGTGGCTGCATTCGGCGCAGGCGCCAATACGGTTGGTATCTACCGCCATAGCGAGAGCAAGGCCGGACGTACCTCTTCGGCAGGCTGGTATAACTCCGCAGCCTTCGAGCAAGCCGCGCAGCAGGCAGGATTGAAGTCGTACAGCGTGACAGGCGATGCCTTCTCCGCGGAAACGAAGGCAAAAGCAATCGAGCTGATCCGCAAAGAGCTTGGACAAGTGGATTTGGTCGTCTATAGCGTCGCTTCGGCGCGCAGAACCGATCCCGTTACCGGCGAAACATCGAATTCCGTGCTTAAGCCGCTCGGCGGCACGTACACGAACAAGACCGTCAATTTCCACAGCGGCGAAGTAACGAGCATCTCGATTGAACCCGCTACGGAACAGGAAACGAAAGAAACCGTTGCTGTTATGGGCGGCGACGACTGGCAGCAGTGGATTGACGCGCTCCGCGAGGGCGGCGTGCTTGCAGACGGCGCGACGACGATTTCGTATTCCTACATCGGCTCGCAAATTACGCAGGCGATTTATCGCGAAGGTACGATCGGTCAAGCCAAGGACCATCTGGAAGCGACCGCGAAATCACTTAACGAGCAGCTCTCCTCGAACGGCGGACGTGCTTTCGTCACAGTCAGCAAAGCGCTCGTTACGCAGTCCAGCTCCGCGATCCCTGTCGTACCGCTCTATATTTCCGCGCTCTATAAGGTCATGAAGGAGAAAGGCATTCATGAAGGCTGCATCGAGCAGACCTATCGCCTCTTCTCGGAGCGGCTGTACGCGGGCGGCGAAGTGCCTGTTGATGCCGAAGGACGCATTCGAATCGACGACTGGGAGCTTCGCGAGGACGTACAGGCTGAAGTGGCGAGCCTCTGGGAGGCCGTGACGACCGAGAATATCGAGCAGCTGACTGACCTTGCCGGTTACCGCAAGGAGTTCTTCCAGCTGTTCGGTTTCGAGACGGACGGCGTGGACTATGAAGCGGATGTCGAGCCTCAAGTCGACGTTCCGAACGTCATCTAA
- a CDS encoding NUDIX hydrolase, whose translation MQGYNVLLVYNNEMDRLLMCKRLKEPYLGLSNLVGGKIESGESGMEAAYRELYEETSITRGAITLHHLMDFKYYLQDCYVEVYAGKLNGDAAVSGDENELYWSDLDRNFFDMTLYAGEGNIGHMIEQVKMSLPFLFERQEA comes from the coding sequence ATGCAAGGTTACAACGTGCTTCTAGTCTACAACAACGAGATGGATCGGCTGCTCATGTGCAAGCGGCTCAAGGAACCCTATCTCGGATTAAGCAATCTGGTAGGCGGCAAAATCGAGAGCGGCGAGTCCGGCATGGAAGCCGCGTACAGAGAACTCTACGAAGAAACGAGCATTACGAGAGGCGCAATTACGCTCCATCACCTCATGGATTTCAAATACTATCTGCAGGATTGCTATGTAGAAGTTTATGCCGGCAAGCTGAACGGCGACGCAGCCGTCTCAGGGGATGAGAATGAATTATACTGGTCGGACTTGGACCGAAATTTCTTCGACATGACCTTATATGCAGGCGAGGGCAATATTGGGCATATGATTGAACAAGTGAAGATGAGCCTGCCGTTCTTGTTCGAACGGCAGGAAGCATAA
- a CDS encoding VOC family protein: MRISHVRLLVPDVTACFLFYRDCMRLEVRYGNEETPYAEFQTGDVSLALEPLLVNAGEETLRRPVAFSAEDRAAIIFSVNDVDAAYEELKGRAVTLVKEPHDTPEWGHRVAYVRDPAGNLIELNGGIS, encoded by the coding sequence TTGCGAATTTCGCATGTACGCTTATTGGTGCCGGACGTAACAGCCTGTTTCTTGTTTTACCGCGATTGCATGAGACTTGAGGTTCGTTATGGCAATGAAGAGACGCCGTATGCCGAGTTTCAAACGGGCGATGTCAGTCTTGCGCTCGAGCCGCTGCTCGTGAACGCGGGAGAGGAAACGCTGCGCAGGCCGGTTGCATTCAGCGCCGAGGACCGGGCCGCGATTATTTTCAGCGTGAACGACGTGGATGCCGCGTATGAGGAATTGAAGGGCAGGGCGGTTACTTTGGTGAAAGAACCGCATGACACGCCGGAATGGGGCCACCGCGTCGCGTATGTGCGCGATCCTGCCGGGAATTTGATCGAGCTGAACGGCGGTATTTCCTAG
- a CDS encoding GNAT family N-acetyltransferase — MRDINYSDYFWQDDAIRLRAIQPEDWEGHYLNRFDTAARRLVDCLVELPPTIAEAKSFAETFTDFSSNRLMFTIDNLQGDNVGGINLNSIDERNGTFSIGIQIDRDHRGMGYGTRAVHILLRYAFFERRLHKFNDHVLEGNEASAAMLRKVGCRQEGVRRQVYYMNGRYMDSVLFGLTKDEYVEHLSKLN; from the coding sequence ATGCGCGATATCAACTATAGCGACTATTTCTGGCAGGATGATGCGATTCGATTGCGAGCGATACAGCCAGAAGATTGGGAAGGCCATTATTTGAACCGGTTTGATACGGCAGCACGGCGCTTGGTGGATTGCCTGGTTGAATTGCCGCCAACAATAGCGGAAGCCAAGTCATTCGCCGAAACCTTCACAGACTTCTCGTCGAACCGGCTTATGTTTACCATCGACAACCTGCAGGGCGATAATGTCGGCGGCATTAACCTAAATAGTATAGATGAACGAAACGGCACGTTCAGCATCGGTATTCAAATCGACCGGGATCACCGAGGCATGGGCTACGGTACGAGGGCTGTACATATCCTCTTACGCTACGCTTTCTTCGAGCGCCGGCTTCATAAATTCAACGATCATGTACTAGAGGGAAACGAAGCCTCTGCTGCCATGCTGCGTAAAGTCGGGTGCAGGCAAGAGGGGGTTCGACGTCAGGTGTATTATATGAATGGCCGCTACATGGATTCCGTCCTGTTCGGGTTAACCAAGGATGAATACGTGGAACACCTCTCGAAGCTCAATTGA
- a CDS encoding carboxylate--amine ligase, producing the protein MKNKAVILGTNYYIGLSVIRCLGMKGIHTVAMDYEQVNTYAAKSKYLTERHIMPHYRNEEEAALRYLIDYGRRQLTKPVLFPCADPYVEFIDRHLDVLRAYYLINMTEQGFWSSVMDKGNLHRLAVQHGVRVPETAYPGEPGFETNVLNEIGFPCIVKPADSAMFVKAFRVKMFKCHTFEELDEAIKKAKSAGLEVVVQRIVPGFDDHMYTFDAYVNQSGKVTHWMTCQKLRQFPINFGASTFTRQKHVPELFEIGAPFLEAIGYLGFGEVEFKKDASNGQFYLIEINVRTTTLNVLLNKCGINFPLLAYMELTGSEIGAKAVQQDTGIVFNYLYEDLLSARDYVRTKQLSRRQVLRSYFVRQAPAIWSMDDPAPAFHFLLMLIRKLKRRLIS; encoded by the coding sequence ATGAAGAACAAAGCGGTTATTCTGGGAACCAACTACTATATTGGACTCAGTGTCATTCGTTGTTTGGGAATGAAGGGTATCCATACTGTGGCGATGGACTATGAGCAAGTCAATACCTACGCCGCAAAATCCAAATATTTGACGGAGCGACATATCATGCCGCATTACCGGAACGAAGAAGAAGCAGCGCTTCGCTATCTCATCGATTACGGCAGGCGCCAGCTGACCAAGCCTGTTTTATTCCCTTGTGCGGACCCTTACGTAGAATTTATCGATCGGCATCTCGATGTCCTGCGGGCGTACTATCTCATTAACATGACGGAGCAGGGGTTCTGGAGCAGCGTGATGGACAAAGGCAATCTTCACAGGCTTGCGGTCCAGCACGGCGTTCGGGTGCCCGAGACAGCATATCCTGGAGAACCGGGCTTCGAGACGAACGTTTTGAATGAAATCGGATTTCCATGCATCGTCAAGCCGGCGGATTCGGCGATGTTCGTTAAGGCTTTCCGAGTGAAAATGTTCAAATGCCATACGTTCGAGGAGCTAGACGAGGCGATTAAGAAAGCCAAGAGCGCCGGATTAGAAGTAGTCGTTCAGCGAATCGTACCGGGCTTCGACGATCACATGTACACCTTTGATGCGTATGTAAATCAATCGGGAAAGGTAACCCACTGGATGACCTGCCAAAAGCTGCGTCAGTTTCCCATTAACTTCGGAGCGTCAACGTTTACGCGCCAAAAGCATGTGCCAGAACTATTCGAGATCGGTGCTCCATTTCTGGAAGCGATCGGTTACCTTGGGTTCGGAGAAGTCGAATTTAAGAAGGACGCGTCGAACGGGCAGTTTTATTTGATCGAAATCAATGTCAGAACGACGACGCTCAACGTGCTGTTGAACAAATGCGGCATTAATTTTCCGCTCCTCGCCTACATGGAGCTTACGGGCAGCGAGATCGGAGCGAAGGCCGTTCAGCAGGATACGGGGATCGTCTTCAATTACTTGTACGAGGACCTCTTGTCTGCGAGAGATTATGTCCGCACAAAACAGCTTAGCCGGAGGCAGGTGCTGCGTTCTTATTTCGTTCGACAGGCGCCTGCGATTTGGAGTATGGATGATCCGGCGCCGGCATTTCATTTCCTGCTAATGCTTATCCGTAAGCTGAAACGCAGACTCATCAGCTGA
- a CDS encoding lipid II flippase family protein, translating into MVERIVLLSLLTLLIHAADTLSYAVRMAGIRTGKLAISLSLTGMIVLISRTSNIAQGTMTGKIVDFAKEHDGLNLLASFRIILLGASAGTLIAIAAFPTVVAISSRMVAHLEQTGSIPRMFKKLVGCNRCFKVFHYFRRPKWEMVRRLRVNGMPIIMMLMNCCVTAIYTAGVLAALYASSLPGAYSTGASQASGLINGLATILLTLLIDPRVAVMTEKVLRREAKQTAINSVFGALMASRFCGTLAAQLILLPAAYWIKVIVPYL; encoded by the coding sequence ATGGTTGAACGAATTGTTCTACTTTCATTACTTACACTGCTTATTCACGCAGCAGACACATTATCTTACGCGGTGAGAATGGCTGGCATTCGAACAGGGAAATTGGCGATATCCCTCTCATTAACAGGCATGATTGTACTTATTTCAAGAACGTCGAATATTGCACAAGGAACAATGACCGGGAAAATCGTAGATTTCGCTAAAGAACATGATGGGCTGAATCTACTAGCGAGTTTCCGAATTATTCTGCTCGGTGCATCGGCAGGAACGCTGATAGCTATAGCAGCTTTCCCAACTGTTGTTGCAATCTCCAGCCGAATGGTTGCTCATTTGGAACAGACGGGTTCAATTCCAAGAATGTTTAAGAAATTGGTTGGTTGCAATAGGTGCTTTAAAGTCTTTCATTATTTTCGACGCCCGAAATGGGAAATGGTTAGAAGGCTTCGAGTTAACGGTATGCCAATAATAATGATGCTTATGAACTGCTGTGTAACGGCCATCTATACGGCAGGTGTCTTGGCTGCTTTATATGCATCAAGCCTGCCAGGGGCGTACAGTACAGGGGCTTCACAAGCATCTGGTTTAATTAATGGATTGGCTACAATTCTGCTTACGTTATTAATTGATCCGCGTGTGGCAGTAATGACGGAAAAGGTGCTTAGAAGAGAAGCAAAACAAACGGCAATTAACAGTGTTTTTGGCGCATTAATGGCATCCAGGTTTTGTGGAACCTTAGCGGCACAATTGATTCTTCTGCCAGCCGCGTATTGGATTAAAGTAATCGTTCCCTATTTATAA